In a single window of the Pontibacter russatus genome:
- a CDS encoding SusC/RagA family TonB-linked outer membrane protein yields the protein MKIHFTQSSGPARIPGAIRIAIVLFAYLLVSAQAMAQTLTVTGRVTDAETGTGLPGVTVLLKGTTTAAPTGADGSYTINVPDGTGTLVFSYIGYENQEVPINNRAAIDVQLGTDAEALEEVVVVGYGTQRAEAVTGSVASISAEEITKVPSGNITQALQGRLPGVEFTQTSSQPGATMQIRIRGTRSLTADNNPLVVLDGIPFPGAISDINPNDIKSIDILKDASATAIYGSRGANGVILVTTKTGSIGQKPQVTYNSFYGLKKVFAKYDMMDGPELFALRQAGGQFKDQLGEDETADGNTDWQDLLYKTGMTTTHDLGVSGGTEKGRYNFSVGYFEDEGVIPTQQYTRYSMRGTLDQGIGEIFRVGFTTYNNYNMIEGSNVGLYGVLSMSPLASPYNEDGTLKRTIKMPLDETWLYTQDVVEGLSDKWLSETRAFATYNTIYGEVEIPGVEGLKYRANLGLNYRQSHGGGFTAAGINSPNAETPSTASVSNAVTTDWTIENLLTYDRTFAGKHNVNIVGLYSASENSYNRSSMAARDIPSDAFQFYNLGLAEGEITVDPNGQQYMKSGLMSWMGRAMYSYDDRYMLSATVRSDGSSRLAPGHKWHTYPAVSAGWNIAREAFMQDVSLVDMLKLRVGFGQTSNQAVTPYSTLGRLSTRPYNFGPDTYATGYYVNQLPNPNLGWEFSKTWNYGLDFALLNNRLSGTVEYYITKTEDILLDYRLPNTSGVDYLTANIGATQNKGVELGLNGVILDDLNGWTWEAGVNLYANRNELVALSSGQERDEGNAWFVGHPINVIYDYEKIGLWQEGDPYQDILEPGPSEVGEPNTIIGSIKVRYTGEYNADGTPVRAIGPDDRQILDVNPDFQGGFNTRVAYKGFDLTAVGAFQSGGILISTLYGSAGYLNLLSGRRNNVDVDYWTPENTGAKYPNPASVKSGDNPKYGSTLGYFDASYLKMRTITLGYNFDNSNWMENAGINNLRLYVTAQNPFVLFSPYHNESGMDPETNSYGNENSAVSGYPRRLLTIGTNAPSTRNYLIGLNVTF from the coding sequence ATGAAAATCCATTTTACGCAGAGCTCCGGACCGGCACGCATCCCGGGAGCCATTCGGATAGCCATAGTGCTGTTTGCTTACCTGCTGGTGAGTGCGCAGGCCATGGCCCAAACCCTCACCGTGACCGGGCGTGTGACGGACGCAGAAACAGGAACAGGCCTGCCGGGGGTAACCGTGCTCCTGAAGGGCACCACAACCGCCGCCCCGACAGGCGCGGACGGCAGTTATACCATCAACGTGCCGGACGGCACCGGCACGCTTGTGTTCTCTTATATAGGCTATGAAAATCAGGAGGTGCCCATCAACAACCGCGCGGCCATCGACGTGCAGCTCGGCACAGATGCCGAGGCGCTGGAAGAGGTGGTCGTGGTAGGATATGGCACGCAGCGGGCAGAAGCCGTGACAGGCTCTGTTGCGTCCATCAGCGCTGAAGAAATCACCAAAGTGCCGTCTGGTAATATCACGCAGGCCCTGCAGGGCCGCTTGCCGGGGGTGGAGTTCACTCAGACGTCCTCTCAGCCAGGCGCCACGATGCAAATCCGGATACGCGGAACGCGCTCGCTTACCGCCGATAATAACCCACTGGTGGTGCTGGACGGCATTCCTTTTCCCGGGGCTATCTCCGACATCAACCCCAACGACATCAAGAGCATTGACATTCTGAAGGATGCCTCTGCCACTGCCATTTACGGCTCGCGCGGCGCCAACGGCGTAATATTAGTAACTACCAAGACGGGCTCAATAGGCCAAAAGCCACAGGTGACTTACAATAGCTTTTATGGCCTGAAAAAGGTTTTTGCCAAATATGACATGATGGATGGCCCGGAGCTTTTCGCGCTGCGGCAGGCAGGCGGTCAGTTCAAAGACCAGTTAGGCGAGGACGAGACGGCGGATGGGAACACCGATTGGCAGGACCTGCTGTACAAGACCGGCATGACGACCACGCACGACCTGGGTGTTTCGGGTGGCACCGAAAAAGGCCGCTACAACTTCAGTGTCGGCTATTTCGAGGATGAAGGCGTGATTCCTACGCAGCAGTACACACGCTACTCCATGCGCGGCACGCTTGACCAGGGAATAGGCGAGATCTTCAGGGTGGGCTTCACCACCTACAACAACTACAACATGATCGAAGGCTCCAACGTGGGGCTATATGGTGTCCTGAGCATGTCGCCGCTGGCCAGCCCCTACAACGAGGATGGCACGCTGAAGAGAACTATCAAAATGCCGCTGGATGAAACGTGGCTCTATACACAGGATGTAGTAGAAGGCTTAAGCGATAAATGGCTGAGCGAAACGAGGGCATTCGCCACCTACAACACCATATATGGCGAAGTTGAAATCCCGGGAGTGGAAGGCTTGAAGTATCGTGCCAACCTTGGCCTGAACTACCGCCAGAGCCACGGAGGCGGCTTCACGGCTGCGGGCATAAACAGCCCCAACGCTGAAACCCCCTCCACTGCCTCTGTCAGCAACGCCGTTACGACCGACTGGACCATCGAAAACCTGCTGACCTATGACCGCACATTTGCGGGAAAGCATAACGTAAACATAGTGGGGCTGTATTCTGCCTCCGAGAACAGCTACAACAGGTCGAGCATGGCGGCAAGGGATATTCCCTCCGACGCTTTTCAGTTCTACAATCTGGGACTGGCTGAAGGCGAAATCACGGTTGACCCAAATGGCCAGCAATATATGAAGAGCGGCCTGATGTCGTGGATGGGACGCGCGATGTACTCCTATGACGACCGTTACATGCTGAGCGCTACCGTACGCTCCGATGGTTCCTCGAGGCTGGCCCCGGGGCATAAGTGGCATACGTATCCCGCCGTGTCTGCCGGGTGGAACATCGCTAGAGAAGCATTCATGCAGGATGTGAGCCTCGTAGACATGCTGAAGCTGCGTGTGGGCTTCGGACAAACCTCCAACCAAGCTGTTACTCCATACTCTACCCTTGGACGTTTAAGCACAAGGCCTTACAACTTCGGCCCTGATACCTACGCAACCGGGTACTATGTAAACCAACTTCCTAATCCTAACTTAGGATGGGAGTTCTCTAAAACATGGAATTATGGACTGGACTTCGCACTCCTCAACAATCGCCTATCAGGTACTGTAGAGTACTACATAACGAAGACCGAAGATATTCTACTAGATTATAGACTGCCTAATACATCGGGCGTGGACTATTTAACCGCAAACATAGGGGCTACTCAAAACAAAGGTGTGGAACTTGGACTCAATGGCGTAATACTGGACGACCTCAACGGCTGGACATGGGAGGCGGGCGTCAACCTATACGCCAACCGCAACGAGCTGGTAGCGCTTTCCTCGGGACAGGAAAGGGATGAGGGCAATGCGTGGTTTGTCGGGCATCCTATCAACGTGATATATGACTACGAGAAAATAGGCCTCTGGCAGGAAGGAGACCCTTACCAGGATATCCTGGAACCCGGCCCGTCTGAAGTGGGGGAACCGAACACCATCATAGGCTCGATTAAAGTACGGTACACCGGCGAATACAATGCCGATGGCACACCTGTAAGGGCAATTGGACCCGATGACCGGCAGATTCTGGACGTGAATCCGGATTTCCAGGGAGGATTCAACACGCGCGTGGCCTACAAGGGATTTGACCTGACCGCCGTTGGCGCGTTCCAAAGCGGCGGAATCCTCATCAGCACGCTCTACGGATCGGCTGGCTACCTCAACCTGCTGAGCGGGCGCCGGAATAATGTGGACGTGGACTACTGGACACCGGAGAACACGGGTGCCAAATACCCGAACCCGGCCAGCGTAAAGAGCGGCGACAACCCCAAGTATGGCAGCACCCTCGGCTACTTTGATGCCTCGTACCTGAAAATGCGCACCATCACGCTGGGCTATAACTTCGACAACAGCAACTGGATGGAAAATGCCGGCATCAACAACCTGCGGCTATATGTTACGGCCCAGAACCCATTCGTGCTGTTCTCGCCCTACCACAATGAATCCGGGATGGACCCTGAAACCAACTCATACGGCAACGAAAACTCAGCGGTGAGCGGTTATCCGAGGCGCCTGCTGACGATAGGCACGAACGCGCCCTCCACACGCAACTATCTGATTGGTTTGAATGTCACATTTTAA
- a CDS encoding PQQ-dependent sugar dehydrogenase: MSVAKETVGSKEKPGPPEAAAADVTAESRFTKVVLSDDLNEPMELAVAPDERVFFIERAGNFYMYDPRLKKTRLLHAFEFPAKAVNALNGLLGLTLDPDFRQNDYIYFFKTANDSSQYRQQISRFKLTGDNNLDLKSEKVILEIPIDVAGRTHTGGSLAWDKDRNLYIATGDNTSATESDGFAPINELPGRLNFDAQRSSGNTNDLRGKILRIHPEPDGTYTIPKDNLFPAGTPDTRPEIYVMGARNPYRISVDTATSAVYWGDVGPDAGTSGSRGSKGFDEFNQAREAGNYGWPYFIGDNRAYSDYDFATKTIGQPFDAKAPVNNSPNNTGAATLPPAQKALIWYPYDQSNEFPALGTGGRSAMAGPVYHYDPNLPSETKLPQYYDKALFIMDWMRNWIFAVRLDTALHYKSMEPFMPVTGNFIRPVDMEIGPDGAVYLLEYGTVYGKDNPDARLVRIDYNAGNRAPVAQIITTDTIGLAPFKVAFSSKSYDHDAEDRLTYAWRFGDGGITSTEPNPTHTYSRDGIYKATLKVTDPAGKADTDTLEIKVGNTLPEISIQLVGNSSFFSEDRTPIKYTVRVEDREDKEIDEDKVLVTLNYTENPTSMRELMRHAQNPGAFDLGKSLMENSDCKACHQLDKTSVGPAFMDVAKRYQGDETATARLANKIITGGGGVWGDGAMNAHPQLSREEASDIVKYILTLSTRKPVESLPLQGTLVLKDHVGKAGKGRYLLTASYTDKGGAITPLSASRTLVLRPAKVQAAEADTLYHLDKKGDKLEIPGEQSYFVLMNVDLKAIDRLAFRYASQNQEAAVEVHIDSLAGPVISALHIKPTQSLKNFVEVNAPVRDPGGTHDLFFLFKGKNASAEASALLDWIRFGQ, encoded by the coding sequence GTGAGTGTAGCAAAGGAAACTGTTGGCTCAAAAGAAAAGCCTGGTCCTCCCGAAGCCGCTGCGGCAGACGTGACGGCAGAAAGCCGCTTCACCAAGGTAGTTCTTTCCGATGACCTGAATGAGCCCATGGAACTGGCCGTGGCACCCGACGAACGCGTGTTCTTTATCGAGCGTGCGGGGAATTTCTATATGTATGATCCCCGGTTAAAGAAGACCCGGCTGCTGCATGCATTTGAATTTCCTGCAAAGGCCGTGAACGCCCTGAACGGCTTGCTGGGCCTGACCCTGGACCCCGACTTCAGACAGAATGATTATATATACTTCTTCAAAACGGCAAATGACAGCAGCCAGTACCGGCAACAGATTTCCCGCTTTAAATTAACGGGAGACAATAACCTGGATCTGAAGTCAGAAAAAGTGATCCTCGAGATCCCCATCGATGTGGCAGGACGGACCCATACCGGGGGCTCTTTAGCCTGGGACAAAGACAGGAACCTCTATATAGCGACAGGGGACAACACCAGCGCGACAGAATCGGACGGCTTCGCCCCGATCAATGAACTGCCCGGACGCCTGAACTTTGACGCGCAGCGCTCATCCGGCAACACCAACGACCTCCGGGGAAAAATCCTGCGGATACACCCCGAGCCGGACGGCACCTACACCATCCCGAAAGACAACCTGTTTCCGGCAGGCACGCCCGATACCCGCCCGGAGATTTATGTGATGGGGGCGCGCAACCCCTACCGGATTTCTGTGGATACGGCCACCTCCGCGGTGTATTGGGGCGATGTGGGACCGGACGCTGGCACCAGCGGCTCCCGGGGCTCCAAAGGCTTCGATGAGTTTAACCAGGCCAGGGAGGCGGGCAACTATGGCTGGCCCTACTTTATCGGTGACAACAGGGCCTACAGCGACTACGACTTTGCCACAAAAACCATCGGCCAGCCCTTTGATGCAAAGGCGCCGGTAAACAACTCCCCGAACAACACGGGGGCTGCCACCCTGCCCCCGGCCCAAAAGGCGCTCATCTGGTATCCGTACGACCAGTCAAACGAGTTTCCTGCGCTGGGCACCGGCGGCCGGTCCGCCATGGCGGGCCCTGTGTACCATTATGACCCAAACCTCCCGTCAGAAACAAAGCTCCCCCAATATTACGACAAGGCGCTGTTCATTATGGATTGGATGCGCAACTGGATATTTGCCGTGCGCCTGGACACAGCCCTGCACTACAAAAGCATGGAGCCTTTTATGCCGGTAACTGGAAACTTTATTCGTCCGGTGGATATGGAGATAGGGCCTGACGGGGCGGTTTACCTGTTAGAGTATGGAACGGTATATGGGAAAGACAATCCGGATGCCCGCCTGGTCCGCATCGACTATAATGCAGGCAACCGCGCCCCGGTGGCTCAGATCATCACCACAGACACCATCGGGCTGGCTCCGTTTAAGGTAGCGTTCAGCAGCAAAAGTTATGATCATGATGCGGAAGATCGGCTAACCTATGCATGGCGCTTCGGGGACGGCGGTATAACTTCTACGGAGCCCAACCCTACCCACACGTACAGCAGGGATGGCATCTACAAAGCCACACTTAAAGTAACTGACCCGGCAGGAAAGGCGGACACGGACACACTGGAGATAAAAGTAGGCAACACCCTCCCGGAAATTTCCATCCAGCTGGTGGGCAACAGTTCCTTTTTCTCCGAAGATCGGACGCCCATAAAATACACCGTACGCGTCGAGGACAGGGAGGACAAAGAAATTGACGAAGATAAAGTACTTGTGACCCTGAACTATACCGAGAACCCGACCAGCATGAGGGAGCTGATGAGGCACGCGCAGAACCCGGGAGCCTTCGATTTAGGGAAAAGCCTGATGGAGAACAGCGACTGCAAAGCCTGCCACCAACTGGATAAAACATCCGTAGGACCGGCTTTCATGGACGTAGCAAAGCGGTACCAGGGCGACGAGACCGCTACAGCCCGCCTGGCGAACAAGATAATAACCGGAGGGGGAGGTGTTTGGGGAGACGGTGCCATGAACGCCCATCCACAGCTGTCCAGAGAGGAAGCCTCAGATATTGTTAAATACATACTGACCCTCTCCACCCGGAAACCAGTTGAGTCGCTGCCGCTGCAGGGCACGCTTGTGCTGAAAGACCACGTTGGCAAAGCCGGCAAGGGCAGGTATCTGCTCACCGCCTCCTACACCGACAAAGGAGGGGCAATCACACCACTCAGCGCAAGCCGGACGCTGGTGCTGCGCCCGGCTAAAGTACAGGCAGCGGAAGCGGACACGCTGTACCATCTAGATAAAAAAGGCGACAAACTGGAGATACCGGGAGAGCAATCTTACTTCGTGCTGATGAATGTTGACCTGAAGGCCATAGACCGGCTGGCTTTTCGCTATGCATCCCAAAACCAGGAAGCCGCCGTTGAAGTCCACATCGATTCCCTTGCAGGCCCGGTCATCAGCGCGCTGCATATTAAGCCCACCCAAAGCCTGAAAAACTTTGTGGAGGTGAATGCGCCTGTACGGGACCCGGGCGGAACACACGACTTATTTTTCCTCTTCAAAGGGAAAAACGCTTCGGCTGAGGCCAGCGCCCTGCTCGACTGGATCCGGTTCGGGCAGTAA
- a CDS encoding DUF7133 domain-containing protein — MRNNLYITGLFALSLLFSSCSVPSVPKEEQAQAISKPVFNPNPTGAYLSPEESMKTMHLPAGYRLELVASEPMVKEPVAIAWDGNGRMYVAEMLTYMQDADASGEQEPISRVSLLEDTDNDGKMDKSTIFVDSLLLPRMLQWVNGELLVNETNTINIHSYRDTDGDGRADVKKVVYRNDEYNVNEANMEHQRSGLDWNIDNWMYVTYEPVRFRYTNGTMKVDTIVSGGNGQWGVTHDNYGRLYYSRAGGEIPALGFQINPIYGTLDFADQYSAEFAEVWPIMATPDVQGGPKRLRPDNTLNHFTAACGQSIFRGDRLPQDLVGDYIVCEPVARSIRRANVIRQGGKVRLENAYERQEFIASSDMNFRPVNTATGPDGNLYIVDMHRGIIQQGNWTKPGSFLRQKIDSIGLAKNTGHGRIYRVVHDDFRPGPKPNMLEESSRELLAYLDHPNGWWRDEAQKSIITRGDKSVIPALKKIAAGEHGFFSKKPSHLARIHALWTLEGLEAIDRDILFRALKDEHAQVRRTAVWISEPYLERNDEQLIEKVSELSNDADDDVRVQLLLSLYNSTSEKAKAVVKELLEQDSDNEMFTATKTALDNNEGVRTYGQKLGALAQADRELILNGAATFKSLCASCHGPDGKGLAIGGANMPAPPLVGSKRLAFLEKKTAARILLHGLTGPVDGKTYSSVMPPMEANSDEWVASVLSYIRYEFGGRAPRLPGEIPGMAPAAADKAAGFTVRKSASPVVTPEEIKEIREENAGRGKAWTSAELEDKSKEEATSPGSVQQ; from the coding sequence ATGAGGAATAATCTATATATAACAGGCCTCTTTGCTCTGTCTTTGCTGTTTAGCAGTTGCAGCGTACCAAGCGTACCAAAAGAAGAACAGGCTCAGGCTATTTCAAAGCCTGTCTTCAACCCCAACCCTACTGGTGCATACCTGTCTCCTGAAGAAAGCATGAAAACCATGCATCTGCCTGCTGGCTATCGCCTGGAGTTGGTTGCCAGTGAACCCATGGTCAAGGAACCGGTAGCCATTGCCTGGGATGGCAATGGCAGAATGTATGTGGCTGAAATGCTCACCTATATGCAGGATGCTGACGCCTCAGGAGAGCAGGAGCCCATAAGCCGTGTATCGTTGCTCGAAGACACGGACAATGACGGTAAAATGGACAAGAGCACCATCTTCGTTGACAGTCTTTTGTTGCCCCGGATGCTGCAGTGGGTGAACGGGGAGCTGTTGGTCAATGAAACCAATACCATAAACATCCACAGTTACAGGGATACCGATGGAGACGGAAGAGCTGATGTAAAGAAGGTTGTGTACAGAAATGACGAATATAATGTCAATGAAGCCAATATGGAGCACCAGCGGAGCGGGCTGGACTGGAACATCGATAACTGGATGTACGTCACTTATGAACCCGTGCGCTTCCGCTATACAAATGGCACCATGAAGGTCGACACCATTGTCAGTGGGGGCAACGGGCAATGGGGGGTAACACACGACAACTACGGGCGGCTTTACTATTCCAGGGCAGGGGGAGAGATTCCTGCCTTAGGGTTCCAGATTAACCCTATTTACGGAACGCTGGACTTTGCAGACCAATATAGCGCTGAGTTTGCGGAGGTCTGGCCCATCATGGCAACACCTGACGTGCAAGGCGGCCCCAAGAGGCTCCGCCCTGACAATACGCTCAATCATTTTACGGCTGCTTGCGGGCAGTCTATCTTCCGGGGAGACCGCCTTCCCCAGGATCTTGTCGGGGATTATATCGTCTGCGAACCAGTGGCACGGTCCATCCGGCGGGCCAACGTAATCAGGCAGGGCGGAAAAGTGAGGCTGGAGAATGCGTATGAACGGCAGGAGTTTATAGCCTCCTCCGATATGAACTTCCGCCCGGTGAACACCGCCACGGGCCCCGACGGGAACCTCTACATCGTGGACATGCACCGGGGTATTATCCAGCAGGGCAACTGGACAAAGCCAGGGTCTTTCCTGCGCCAGAAGATTGACAGCATTGGTTTAGCTAAGAACACAGGGCACGGCCGTATTTACCGCGTGGTACACGATGACTTTAGGCCGGGGCCTAAGCCGAACATGCTGGAGGAATCCAGCCGTGAGCTTTTAGCTTATTTGGATCACCCGAACGGCTGGTGGCGGGACGAGGCGCAAAAGTCGATTATAACGCGTGGTGATAAGTCAGTCATTCCCGCCTTAAAGAAGATAGCAGCAGGTGAGCACGGTTTTTTTTCGAAAAAGCCCAGCCATCTTGCCAGAATCCATGCGCTGTGGACGTTGGAGGGTCTGGAGGCAATTGACAGGGACATTCTGTTCAGAGCGCTGAAAGACGAGCATGCACAGGTCAGGAGAACTGCTGTTTGGATCAGCGAACCTTATTTGGAGAGGAACGACGAGCAACTGATAGAAAAGGTGAGCGAGCTCTCGAACGACGCCGATGACGATGTGCGGGTTCAGCTGCTGCTCTCGCTGTACAACAGCACATCGGAGAAGGCGAAAGCAGTTGTTAAGGAGCTACTGGAGCAGGATTCAGACAATGAAATGTTCACAGCTACCAAAACTGCGCTGGATAACAACGAAGGCGTGAGAACATATGGGCAAAAGCTGGGTGCGCTTGCGCAAGCCGATAGAGAGCTGATTTTGAACGGCGCGGCTACTTTCAAATCGCTCTGTGCAAGCTGCCATGGCCCGGATGGAAAGGGACTTGCCATCGGAGGTGCAAATATGCCCGCACCTCCCCTTGTAGGGTCGAAGCGGTTAGCTTTTCTAGAGAAGAAAACTGCTGCCAGAATTTTACTGCATGGCCTGACCGGCCCTGTAGACGGCAAAACTTATTCCAGCGTCATGCCTCCTATGGAAGCGAACAGCGATGAATGGGTCGCTTCTGTCCTGAGTTACATCCGGTACGAGTTTGGAGGCAGGGCTCCCCGCCTGCCCGGCGAAATTCCCGGAATGGCGCCGGCTGCGGCTGACAAGGCAGCAGGTTTTACCGTGAGAAAATCAGCTTCGCCAGTAGTCACACCCGAAGAGATTAAGGAGATTAGAGAAGAGAATGCCGGAAGAGGCAAAGCCTGGACTTCAGCGGAGCTCGAAGACAAGAGTAAAGAGGAGGCAACCTCACCAGGATCAGTACAACAATAA
- a CDS encoding Gfo/Idh/MocA family protein has translation MENPHFDRRRFIRDTVATAAGLAVFSALPQQGLASPAEPVEHNQAQIRKRMAPRIRFSVIGINHGHIYAQAEAVMRGGGEFVSFYAKEPDLVKAFAKRFPQAKLARSEKEILEDNSIHLVLSSIIPSERAPLGIRVMRHGKDYMADKPGITTLEQLAEVRRVQQETNRIYSIMYSERFENRATVKAGELVKAGAIGKVIQTIGLGPHRMNVDSRPEWFFDRKYFGGIICDIGSHQFDQYLYFTGTNKAEIVASQVGNVNHPQYPKFEDFGDVMVRGDGGTGYIRVDWFTPDGLKSWGDGRLTILGTDGFIEIRKNIDIAGREGGNHLFLTDNKETRYIDCSQVELPYGRQLVDDVVNRTETAMTQEHCFLATELALKAQQQAHKLTLKA, from the coding sequence ATGGAAAATCCTCACTTCGATCGGCGCAGGTTTATTCGAGACACTGTTGCCACAGCAGCTGGTCTGGCCGTGTTTTCGGCCCTACCCCAGCAAGGGTTGGCCTCGCCCGCGGAGCCGGTGGAGCATAACCAGGCGCAAATCAGGAAGCGCATGGCGCCCCGCATCCGCTTCTCCGTCATCGGGATTAACCACGGCCATATATACGCGCAGGCCGAGGCCGTTATGCGGGGCGGCGGCGAGTTCGTTTCCTTTTATGCCAAGGAGCCAGATCTGGTAAAGGCCTTTGCGAAGCGGTTCCCGCAGGCAAAGCTGGCCCGCAGCGAAAAGGAGATATTAGAAGACAACTCCATTCATCTTGTCCTTAGCTCCATCATCCCCAGCGAGCGGGCACCGCTTGGCATCCGGGTAATGCGCCACGGCAAAGACTATATGGCCGACAAGCCCGGCATCACGACACTCGAGCAACTTGCCGAAGTGCGCCGTGTGCAGCAGGAAACAAACCGCATCTACTCCATCATGTACAGCGAGCGCTTCGAAAACCGGGCAACCGTGAAGGCGGGGGAACTGGTGAAAGCCGGGGCTATCGGAAAAGTAATTCAGACGATTGGGCTGGGGCCGCACCGGATGAATGTGGATTCGCGGCCTGAGTGGTTCTTTGACCGCAAGTATTTCGGTGGCATCATCTGTGACATAGGCTCACACCAGTTCGACCAGTACCTGTACTTCACCGGTACAAACAAAGCTGAAATCGTGGCCTCGCAGGTGGGCAACGTCAATCACCCCCAGTACCCGAAGTTCGAAGACTTTGGCGATGTGATGGTGCGCGGCGACGGAGGAACGGGCTATATCCGGGTTGATTGGTTCACGCCGGACGGCCTGAAGTCGTGGGGAGACGGGCGCCTGACGATTCTCGGCACAGACGGCTTTATTGAGATCCGCAAAAACATTGACATCGCCGGAAGGGAAGGCGGCAACCACCTCTTCCTGACGGATAACAAGGAGACGCGCTATATAGACTGCAGCCAGGTTGAGCTGCCCTACGGCAGACAGCTAGTAGACGACGTAGTGAACCGCACCGAAACTGCCATGACGCAGGAGCATTGTTTCCTGGCCACAGAACTGGCGCTGAAAGCCCAGCAGCAGGCGCATAAGCTGACGCTCAAGGCATAG